A genome region from Ursus arctos isolate Adak ecotype North America unplaced genomic scaffold, UrsArc2.0 scaffold_18, whole genome shotgun sequence includes the following:
- the LOC113266604 gene encoding adenosine 5'-monophosphoramidase HINT1-like: MADEFAKAQARWAGKDTVFRKTIHKEIPAKIIFEDDQCLAFHDLSPHAPTHFLVIPRKHIPQIPVSEGDDESLLGHLMMVGKKCAADLGLKKGYRMMVKEGADGAQSVMFISMFSEVGR, from the coding sequence ATGGCAGATGAGTTTGCCAAGGCCCAGGCCAGGTGGGCCGGCAAAGACACAGTTTTCAGGAAGACCATTCACAAGGAAATCCCAGCCAAAATCATTTTTGAGGATGACCAATGTCTTGCTTTCCATGACCTTTCGCCTCATGCACCAACACATTTTCTGGTGATACCCAGGAAACATATACCCCAGATTCCTGTATCAGAAGGTGATGATGAAAGTCTTCTTGGACATTTAATGATGGTTGGCAAGAAATGTGCTGCAGATCTGGGCCTGAAGAAGGGTTATCGAATGATGGTGAAGGAAGGTGCAGATGGGGCACAGTCTGTCATGTTCATCTCCATGTTCTCGGAGGTTGGCAGATGA